The proteins below are encoded in one region of Belonocnema kinseyi isolate 2016_QV_RU_SX_M_011 chromosome 5, B_treatae_v1, whole genome shotgun sequence:
- the LOC117173823 gene encoding cytochrome b5-like codes for MNLYRLEDVAKHNGENGTRIWVLIQNSVYDLTDYMEEHPGGDDLIREFAGKNGTKGFNDIGHSSDAKNLMKKFKIGELDEVDFEETLVVNVKK; via the exons ATGAATCTTTATCGATTAGAAGATGTTGCAAAACATAATGGAGAAAATGGTACAAGAATTTGGGTGCTGATTCAAAATTCCGTATACGATTTGACTGATTATATGGAAGAG CATCCTGGAGGTGACGATTTGATCCGGGAATTTGCAGGAAAAAATGGAACTAAAGGATTCAACGATATTGGACATTCTTCGGatgcaaaaaatttaatgaagaagtTCAAAATTGGCGAACTCGATGAG gtCGATTTTGAAGAAACTCTGGTTGTGAACGTGAAGAAGTAA